From Schizosaccharomyces pombe strain 972h- genome assembly, chromosome: II, the proteins below share one genomic window:
- the prf1 gene encoding RNA polymerase II-associated Paf1 complex protein yields MADFQDELLALAGIDDSDVASNRKRAHDDLDDVLSSSSDEDNNENVGQDYAEESGGEGNEKSEDEFEEKFKNPYRLEGKFKDEADRAKIMAMTEIERESILFEREEEISKLMERRELAIRLHQQNAQYMAQSTRRSTRDKPLTSAAAGKRDKLTELKKRRQERSARSVSERTRKRSPVSDYEEQNESEKSEEEEGYSPSYAEEKVEQVSKDNASANLYDLNAIRLGRKHVAEYMYHPIFESTVTGCFVRVKIGERDGQGVYRLCQVKGILESRKPYRVDGVLTKVSLECFHGRSKRVFDVNVLSNEPFSDHDFQRWHHQMMEDKLSMPSKNFVQRKLNDLRDMSKYVLSEKEVSDIINRKKELSRVPSNIAAEKTRLRQRRQAAYVAGNAELVKEIDDQLNTLEELSMGSNQNSNSAMDQLAKVNERNRRRNHTEIRLAEQRMNEERRRLSAAATATPMSAPTSVLTGTSPQPSPSLSTSIMSTPKLNPSESVVVASEKASSPDLSPKLLPSESQIFDEGIAVTQTPNTLEDKDFKLHEKAVHGIDDIIATVDFGIDINI; encoded by the exons ATGGCCGACTTTCAGGATGAATTGTTGGCATTAGCTGGTATTGATGACTCAGATGTTGCTTCAAACCGTAAAAGGGCTCATGATGATTT AGATGATGTGTTGAGCAGCAGTTCAGACGAAgacaataatgaaaatgttgGACAGGATTATGCGGAAGAGTCTGGAGGAGAAGGAAATGAGAAGTCGGAAGacgaatttgaagaaaaattcaaaaaccCGTATCGTCTAGAGGGCAAGTTTAAAGATGAAGCAGACAGAGCAAA GATAATGGCAATGACGGAAATTGAGAGAGAGAGTATTCTCTTCGAAcgtgaagaagaaatttcaaagttgATGGAAAGGCGTGAATTGGCAATTCGCCTCCATCAGCAAAATGCTCAGTATATGGCGCAATCTACTAGAAGGTCTACTCGTGACAAGCCTTTAACTTCAGCAGCCGCTGGCAAACGTGATAAGCTTACTGAGCTGAAAAAGCGCCGCCAGGAACGTTCAGCTAGAAGCGTCTCTGAAAGAACTAGAAAAAGGAGCCCTGTTTCCGATTATGAAGAACAGAATGAGTCGGAGAAGAGCGAAGAAGAGGAAGGTTACTCTCCCAGCTATGCTGAGGAAAAAGTTGAACAAGTTTCAAAAGATAATGCATCCGCCAATTTGTACGATTTAAATGCAATTCGTCTTGGGCGTAAACATGTCGCGGAGTACATGTATCATCCTATCTTTGAGTCCACCGTCACTGGATGCTTTGTTCGGGTTAAAATTGGTGAGCGTGATGGACAAGGTGTATATCGCTTATGTCAAGTCAAGGGTATTTTAGAAAGCAGAAAGCCGTATCGTGTTGATGGTGTTTTAACTAAAGTTTCACTGGAATGTTTTCATGGTCGCTCGAAAAGAGTGTTCGATGTCAACGTCTTATCAAATGAGCCTTTTTCCGACCATGATTTCCAACGATGGCATCACCAAATGATGGAAGATAAGCTTTCCATGCcctctaaaaattttgtacaACGAAAGCTGAATGACCTCAGGGATATGAGTAAATACGTTTTAAGCGAAAAGGAGGTTTCTGATATTATTAACAGGAAGAAAGAGTTATCGCGTGTTCCTTCGAACATCGCTGCTGAAAAGACCCGTCTTCGTCAAAGGAGACAAGCTGCTTATGTTGCTGGTAATGCAGAATTGGTCAAGGAGATTGACGATCAATTAAACACTTTGGAAGAACTTTCCATGGGATCTAACCAAAATAGTAATTCTGCCATGGATCAACTTGCCAAAGTGAATGAACGTAATCGACGCCGCAACCATACCGAAATTCGCCTGGCAGAGCAGCGTATGAATGAAGAACGAAGACGCCTCTCAGCAGCGGCTACTGCCACACCAATGTCTGCACCTACTTCCGTACTGACGGGAACAAGTCCTCAACCTTCACCTTCCCTTTCTACCTCCATTATGTCTACCCCAAAGCTGAACCCCAGTGAATCAGTCGTCGTTGCCTCTGAAAAGGCATCATCTCCTGACCTGAGTCCTAAGCTATTACCTTCTGAATCCCAAATTTTTGACGAAGGCATTGCAGTGACTCAAACCCCGAACACGTTGGAGGACAAAGATTTCAAACTTCACGAAAAAGCTGTTCACGGAATTGATGATATTATTGCTACTGTGGATTTTGGCATTGATATCAACATTTAA
- the nse5 gene encoding Smc5-6 complex non-SMC subunit Nse5 — protein sequence MNSALKAIIELCIEEDLLPKSLDVLEYLLSTTSIPIPACYIRMCITLLVHPEYPTSSNIQESCNWILQQVVENRSKINFDAWSFENDLSDNDMPKENYLKIFSNQCLFTQDVDYWDLIAYMSSRPPDLERWMSLMDIWLRILEIDAEENGSALMKKYMGEDLCELQDAIRICFSCFTLPQQTMESPFATSMSKAPAKTESRGSNSFEGTSRLANLGAKLLCLIWAMLPKGRFFVVHLTDAFHFLSKLDERFSKLNAKQQDLFFGNLGASNLRYCLSQYILMKGIGIGINIRHTRCEFTKQLTQLLPTSLPKNKIRQKLHLRAWVSFLGSALRESDRNFDKELFYTTLKQLYTMYQQTELVGIDRPMAILKDMLVLLDISKKLSLDKIV from the coding sequence atgaaCTCGGCTCTAAAGGCAATAATAGAGCTTTGTATTGAAGAAGACTTGTTGCCAAAATCATTAGATGTTTTAGAATATCTTCTATCGACGACCTCTATACCAATTCCAGCTTGTTATATACGAATGTGCATAACTCTTCTAGTCCACCCAGAATATCCTACCTCTTCTAATATTCAAGAAAGCTGTAATTGGATATTACAGCAGGTGGTTGAGAACAGAAGCAAAATCAACTTTGACGCATGgtcatttgaaaatgatcTATCGGACAACGATATGcctaaagaaaattatcTGAAGATTTTCTCCAACCAATGCTTATTTACCCAAGATGTTGATTATTGGGATCTAATTGCATACATGTCTTCTCGTCCTCCTGACCTTGAACGTTGGATGTCCTTGATGGACATATGGTTAAGGATATTAGAGATCGATGCTGAGGAAAACGGATCTGcgttgatgaaaaaatacatGGGAGAAGATTTGTGTGAACTTCAAGATGCCATCAGAATTTGCTTCTCCTGTTTCACTCTTCCCCAGCAAACAATGGAATCACCTTTTGCAACAAGTATGTCCAAAGCACCTGCTAAAACAGAAAGTCGAGGTTCAAATAGTTTTGAAGGAACATCAAGACTAGCAAACCTAGGTGCCAAACTCTTATGCCTTATATGGGCTATGCTTCCGAAGGgaagattttttgttgtacATCTGACAGAcgcttttcattttcttagCAAACTCGACGAACGTTTTTCAAAACTGAATGCGAAACAACAAGATCTTTTCTTTGGAAACTTAGGCGCCTCCAATCTCCGGTATTGCCTGAGCCAATATATACTTATGAAAGGAATAGGTATTGGAATTAACATACGCCATACACGTTGTGAGTTTACTAAACAGCTAACTCAACTTTTACCCACTTCCCTTccgaaaaacaaaatcagaCAGAAGCTACATCTACGAGCATGGGTCTCATTTTTGGGTTCGGCCCTTCGTGAAAGTGATCGCAACTTTGATAAAGAGCTATTTTACACAACGTTGAAGCAGTTATACACAATGTATCAACAAACAGAATTAGTTGGTATTGATAGACCAATGGCAATACTCAAAGACATGCTTGTATTATtagatatttcaaaaaaattgtccTTGGATAAAATCGTTTAa
- the apm3 gene encoding AP-3 adaptor complex subunit Apm3 has protein sequence MSTIEAIYLVDTNGALLLQLESRGRTSPITLEHIKNELFRYKLRNEEPPFILHNKNFLIFQELEEDVRLCIPTTCDTEPLYIHDIMRRIVDVVKTFFGGFNASKVEKNVCVIVQLLAEMIDYGYATCMEPNALQDIVPLPSFMNKFMAVTGLQTNTPTLARDTVPWRTAKAKYATNEFFIHVLERVSAVYQPNGKLAFGTVKSDMECKCQISGMPLLLLSLRPGTKLGNVRFHQSVNLKRWKQHPDQIEFIPPDGKFTLASFQTDFATQKSLPVVVEAKNKLDGRFEVRIRNTGKKSVENLKILITIPQALKSVTVTEGNYIFRASKYTHMEEGILEWSVKKLAWTSPALVLTGFLAPLKKDANSTEESSSYSKLEHLDLQYKLQGSTLHNFKVESLKMLNHPDKKSYKGVKHTIIAQNVSFRFR, from the exons atgAGCACAATAGAAGCAATATATCTTGTAGACACTAATGG GGCGTTACTACTCCAGTTGGAGTCTCGAGGAAGGACATCTCCCATAACGTTAGAAcatataaaaaacgaaCTTTTTCGCTACAAACTTCGAAATGAGGAGCCTCCATTTATATTAcataacaaaaattttttgatatttcaaGAGTTAGAGGAAGATGTGCGTTTGTGTATTCCTACAACTTGCGACACTGAGCCTCTCTACATTCATGATATTATGAGACGCATTGTGGATGTagttaaaacattttttggtGGGTTTAATGCTTCAAAGGTCGAGAAAAATGTTTGCGTTATTGTCCAGCTATTAGCTGAAATGATTGATTATGGATATGCAACTTGTATGGAACCAAATGCATTGCAGGACATTGTACCACTCCCTAGCTTTATGAATAAGTTTATGGCAGTTACTGGTCTACAAAC AAATACACCGACTCTTGCAAGAGATACCGTTCCTTGGAGAACAGCTAAAGCAAAATATGCAAccaatgaattttttattcatgtACTTGAACGCGTATCAGCCGTTTACCAGCCTAACGGAAAACTTGCTTTTGGCACAGTTAAAAGTGATATGGAATGCAAATGTCAAATATCTGGTATGCCTTTACTTTTGCTGAGTTTGAGACCCGGCACAAAACTAGGGAATGTTCGGTTCCACCAGTCAgtcaatttaaaaagatggAAACAACATCCGGATCAGATTGAATTCATTCCACCGGACGGAAAATTTACATTAGCTTCTTTTCAAACAGACTTTGCTACCCAGAAATCTTTGCCTGTTGTTgttgaagcaaaaaataagttgGATGGAAGGTTCGAAGTACGTATTCGAAACACCGGGAAAAAATCcgttgaaaatttaaaaatcctAATAACTATTCCTCAAGCTCTAAAGAGCGTTACGGTTACCGAGggaaattatatttttcgtGCTTCCAAGTATACTCATATGGAAGAAGGTATTCTGGAGTGGTcggtaaaaaaattagcttGGACATCCCCGGCCTTAGTGTTGACAGGATTCCTGGCCCCCTTAAAGAAAGATGCCAATTCAACCGAAGAGTCAAGTAGCTACTCTAAGCTTGAGCACCTTGATTTACAATATAAACTTCAAGGATCAACCCTTCATAATTTTAAAGTAGAGTCATTGAAGATGCTTAATCATCCagataaaaaatcttaTAAAGGGGTCAAGCATACAATTATTGCACAAAATGTTTCATTTCGTTTTCGgtaa
- the dbl7 gene encoding protein dbl7, translating into MSSKKVKYNPRKSASQNEATSASAGSKAFGFNSAKKEKLHRMALSMEAIEDVEDQSFNGKSSNLVRKRRGLDEDIDEFSSSSEDERKPARHPQSSSQKPFASSTYNVELPTSPTKITNIGQSSPRALRYLSPESQRIKNAKMKSPISTHLAKYSIHHMGTPPSKPSFLSSSVSSPASSKQKSLFQCTKDLEKRYINRVHRSSETELVQLSSIKVLDRFLSDIYLVEAEKNEEKCTVLLLKRSNTDVDNSSSLSLTLPLCKFTKNGHQVHIHPC; encoded by the coding sequence ATGAGTTCCAAGAAAGTCAAATACAATCCTCGAAAAAGCGCATCTCAAAATGAAGCTACCTCAGCTTCAGCAGGTAGCAAAGCTTTTGGATTTAATTCCGCGAAAAAGGAGAAACTTCATAGAATGGCGCTGTCTATGGAAGCAATTGAAGATGTTGAGGATCAATCGTTCAATGGCAAGTCTTCCAATCTAGTCAGAAAGCGTCGGGGTTTGGATGAAGACattgatgaattttcttcttcatcagaGGATGAAAGAAAGCCTGCTCGACATCCTCAAAGCTCCTCTCAAAAACCATTTGCTAGCTCTACATACAACGTAGAGCTTCCAACATCTCCGACTAAAATTACCAATATCGGTCAGTCAAGCCCTAGAGCATTGCGCTACCTGTCTCCAGAATCTCAGAGAATAAAAAACGCCAAGATGAAGTCGCCTATTTCAACACATCTGGCTAAATATTCTATTCATCACATGGGTACTCCACCATCTAAACCGTCATTCTTGAGTTCTAGCGTGTCTTCCCCTGCATctagtaaacaaaaatcacTTTTCCAGTGCACAAAAGATCTCGAGAAGAGATATATCAATCGTGTTCATCGTTCATCTGAAACTGAGCTTGTGCAACTTTCTTCCATTAAAGTTCTCGATCGATTTCTCTCTGACATATATCTAGTTGaagctgaaaaaaatgaggaAAAATGCACAGTTTTACTTCTAAAACGTTCTAATACTGATGTAGACAATAGTAGCTCTCTATCTCTTACTTTACCTTTGTGTaaatttaccaaaaatGGGCATCAAGTACACATACATCCTTGCTGA
- the rtn1 gene encoding reticulon Rtn1: MSEQHSLNPFESGSVTASDVAAAKSGAEDLVNTLTAHTVHPSTELPSATSFPSALPNSENPVIQNISSSSSEPHHTSQSTPGETSSPVCPVSGAHGGADKKCPALEAGCPFTNTTKQNVDPEISNALWSVLTWKNTSCSFSTLMSILALVYVPSWINLPRLFFRTFRYVFLITSIIEFGGLFASNGKRGVLSHFRSSYITCDSKALDRIVNSIVDIFNVMLIQFQRILFAESPILTFTASVAAFIEFFLSGFLSYKSLFVWNVLFAFILPRLYVCNERSIKHLVASLERSGDKLKKQATETINTTVNK; this comes from the coding sequence TCCGATGTCGCCGCTGCTAAATCCGGTGCTGAGGACCTTGTAAATACTTTGACTGCTCACACCGTTCACCCTTCCACCGAATTGCCCTCTGCCACTTCATTTCCCTCTGCTCTCCCCAACTCTGAGAATCCCGTTATTCAAAACAtctcttcttcctcttccgAGCCCCACCACACCTCTCAATCCACACCTGGCGAGACAAGCAGTCCCGTCTGCCCAGTTTCCGGCGCTCACGGAGGTGCCGACAAAAAATGCCCTGCTTTGGAGGCCGGTTGCCCTTTTACCAACACTACTAAGCAAAACGTCGATCCTGAGATCTCTAATGCTTTGTGGTCTGTGTTGACTTGGAAGAACACCTCTTGCAGTTTCTCTACCTTGATGAGTATTCTTGCTCTCGTTTATGTCCCTTCTTGGATCAATCTTCCTCGCCTCTTTTTCAGAACTTTCCGTTATGTCTTTTTGATTACCTCCATCATTGAATTCGGTGGTCTTTTCGCTTCCAACGGTAAGCGTGGTGTCTTGTCTCACTTCCGTTCCTCCTACATCACCTGCGACTCCAAGGCTCTTGATAGGATTGTCAACTCAATTGTCGACATTTTCAACGTTATGTTGATTCAATTCCAACGTATCTTGTTTGCTGAGAGCCCTATTTTGACCTTTACTGCCTCTGTTGCTGCTTTTATTGAGTTTTTCCTTAGTGGCTTCCTTTCCTACAAGTCTCTCTTTGTTTGGAATGTTTTGTTTGCCTTCATCCTTCCCAGATTGTATGTATGCAATGAGCGCTCTATCAAGCATTTGGTTGCTTCCCTTGAGAGATCTGGTGATAAACTTAAAAAGCAAGCTACTGAGACTATAAACACCACTGTTAACAAGTAA